The window ACCCTGCATGAGGTGTTTTCCGGCTTGATGAATTGACCCTTCAAAACCATTCAGCAGTAGATTACCGTCCGGTTTAATTTGCGCCGTTTGGGCACGGTTATTTTGGAAAAATAGAAGCTGGCCGGGGGTCAGTAAATTGTGTTCCAGTAAACTACCAAATGGAATATGAGGGACCTGGCGTTTTTTGTCACCCACATCAAAAACATCATCCAGAGACAATGCTGGGGTCACTTTATCTATTCTGGCTTGCGCAATTTTAAGATACAGTTCTTCTCTTTCAATGCCAATCCAGCGCCGGTGTAACCGTTTAGCCACAGCCCCGGTGGTGCCGCTGCCAAAAAACGGGTCCAGTACAATATCGCCGGGTTTGCTGGCTGAAAGAATAACCCGGTACAACAACGCCTCCGGCTTTTGCGTGGAATGGGCTTTTTTATCGTTGAGTTTGATTCGCTCTGCGCCGGAGCAGATGGGGATAAGCCAGTCGCTGCGCATTTGTTTGTCGTCATTAAGCGTTTTCATGGCGTGGTGATTAAAAGTGTATTTGGCCCCTTTGGCTTTGCTGGCCCAGAGCAAAGTTTCATGGGCGTTGGTAAAACGCACGCCGCGGAAATTAGGCATAGGGTTTGTTTTGATCCAAACAATATCGTTGAGAAACCAATAACCCAGGTCTTG is drawn from Anaerolineae bacterium and contains these coding sequences:
- a CDS encoding site-specific DNA-methyltransferase, which translates into the protein MVKLMSKQELPLNQILQGDCVEVLNALPEKSVDLIFADPPYNLQLQQELWRPNMTKVDAVNDDWDQFSSFQAYDAFSRKWLTACRRVLQDNGAIWVIGSYHNIYRVGAIMQDLGYWFLNDIVWIKTNPMPNFRGVRFTNAHETLLWASKAKGAKYTFNHHAMKTLNDDKQMRSDWLIPICSGAERIKLNDKKAHSTQKPEALLYRVILSASKPGDIVLDPFFGSGTTGAVAKRLHRRWIGIEREELYLKIAQARIDKVTPALSLDDVFDVGDKKRQVPHIPFGSLLEHNLLTPGQLLFFQNNRAQTAQIKPDGNLLLNGFEGSIHQAGKHLMQGSPCNGWQHWYFEGEDGQLHPIDELREVIRKNLEAEEKGAEPLQFSSITF